The Sphingomonas astaxanthinifaciens DSM 22298 genome has a segment encoding these proteins:
- the purB gene encoding adenylosuccinate lyase, with translation MVPRYSRPAMTAIWAAENRFKIWWDIEVFAAEAMGEIGMIPAEDAQKILAAREAIEPIDVPAIDAIEAVTKHDVIAFLTWAGEKLGPERRWLHQGMTSSDVLDTALNVQLTQAADILIADLDELLAVLERRAFEHKLTPTIGRSHGIHAEPVTFGLKLAQAHAEFARNKVRLEAARAEIATCAISGAVGTFANIDPRVEEHVAIRLGLAPEPTSTQVIPRDRHAMFFATLGVIASSIERLAVEVRHLQRTEVLEAEEYFSPGQKGSSAMPHKRNPVLTENLTGLARMVRSAVVPAMENVALWHERDISHSSVERFIGPDATITLDFALARLTGVMDKLLVYPERMQKNLDRMGGLVHSQRVLLALTQAGLSREDAYAKVQRNAMKVWESDGALSLLDLLKADPEVTAVLSPEKLEESFDLGYHFRQVDTIFRRVFGRA, from the coding sequence ATGGTCCCCCGCTATTCCCGCCCCGCCATGACCGCCATCTGGGCGGCCGAGAACCGCTTCAAGATCTGGTGGGACATCGAAGTCTTCGCCGCCGAGGCGATGGGCGAAATCGGCATGATCCCCGCCGAGGACGCGCAGAAAATCCTCGCCGCCCGCGAGGCGATCGAGCCGATCGACGTCCCCGCGATCGACGCCATCGAGGCGGTCACCAAGCATGACGTCATCGCCTTCCTGACCTGGGCCGGCGAGAAGCTCGGGCCCGAGCGGCGCTGGCTCCACCAGGGGATGACGAGCAGCGACGTGCTCGACACCGCCTTGAACGTCCAGCTGACCCAGGCCGCCGACATCCTCATCGCCGACCTCGACGAGCTGCTCGCCGTGCTCGAGCGGCGCGCCTTCGAGCACAAGCTGACCCCGACCATCGGTCGCAGCCACGGCATCCATGCCGAGCCGGTGACCTTCGGGCTGAAGCTCGCCCAGGCCCATGCCGAATTCGCCCGCAACAAGGTCCGGCTCGAAGCGGCGCGGGCGGAAATCGCGACCTGCGCCATTTCCGGCGCGGTCGGCACCTTCGCCAACATCGACCCCCGGGTCGAGGAGCATGTCGCCATCCGCCTCGGCCTCGCCCCCGAACCGACCTCGACCCAGGTCATCCCGCGCGACCGCCACGCCATGTTCTTCGCGACCCTGGGCGTCATCGCCAGCAGCATCGAGCGGCTGGCGGTCGAGGTCCGCCACCTCCAGCGCACCGAAGTGCTCGAGGCCGAGGAATATTTCTCGCCCGGCCAGAAGGGCTCGAGCGCGATGCCGCACAAGCGCAATCCGGTGCTGACCGAGAACCTCACCGGCCTCGCCCGGATGGTCCGCTCGGCGGTCGTGCCGGCGATGGAGAATGTCGCCCTGTGGCACGAGCGCGACATCAGCCATTCCTCCGTCGAGCGCTTCATCGGCCCCGACGCCACCATCACGCTCGACTTCGCGCTGGCGCGGCTGACCGGGGTCATGGACAAATTGCTCGTCTATCCGGAGCGGATGCAGAAGAACCTCGACCGGATGGGCGGCCTCGTCCACTCGCAGCGGGTGCTGCTGGCGCTGACCCAGGCCGGGCTCTCCCGCGAGGACGCCTATGCCAAGGTCCAGCGCAACGCGATGAAGGTGTGGGAATCGGACGGCGCGCTGTCGCTCCTCGACCTCCTCAAGGCCGACCCCGAGGTGACCGCGGTGCTGAGCCCCGAAAAGCTCGAGGAGAGCTTCGACCTCGGCTACCATTTCCGCCAGGTCGACACGATCTTCCGGCGGGTCTTCGGCCGCGCCTGA